From the genome of Solanum stenotomum isolate F172 chromosome 5, ASM1918654v1, whole genome shotgun sequence:
attaattttagccttgataaaaaataatcaaattatttacaaggaatatgattctattttttttttaattacagaGTTAacgtcaaaaaaataaatctactttcttttctcaaattttacATCACAATTAACTATTCATTACTGTTATTTTTTCCTACTCGAACTATCATCATCCAGGGGCGGAGCTAgcttatacatggttaaaataattttttaggtatatataatagatgtcgaacccccttcggctACTTCATGTGTCTATTTCTCTAGATTTTGAATCCCTCTATTGAAAATCTTGGCTCCGCTACTGTCATCATCTATGTATTAAAACATGTCTCAAGATTGACTAGGTCAACTATCTTTTTTCCTGCTTGAACTATAAACGTCTATGTTTTTATTTGAACAATAATGAAATAGTCTATAAATGGAATGTGAAATTCGCGACAAAGTGATAATTTGGACGTGAACATTATCTCTTGTTCTTTGGGGCAACTTAACTAATTAAACAAGTCAATTTATGTACTAAACTCTAGTGATATATCAACAATTCATTACATCAAATAAATGACATTTgatcattaaattttttttaatgttattattgtttttgtttttcgaTTATTggtatattctattttttatgtttcaaaCCACAACTTACACTTTAGAAGTtggtagtttttttttctttctttttgaagCATAGTTTCACACCAAAAGGTCTTTGTATCAATTGTGAGGTTGGCTTCATCTTTGCAACAACTCCTGATGAAAGGATTCTTTACATTTTCAACATCTCCTGATGAAAACAATAGTAACCATTTCATTAAAGTTCACAACTAATGGCTGTGCTGGTGAAGAGGCTGAATTTCCGCAGTTTGCAGAAGAAACAGGTAACAATTTTCTGTCAGTAAATTGTATAAACGATTTAAGAGCTTCTCTAAAACAACGTACCAATTGTAATCCCACAATTTAAGAGCTTCTGTTATCTGTCGAATGTCTGCAATTTCACTACTCTTGTTCATGGTCGTCTAATATAAGAGTGTGCTttgttttttggaaaatttatcATGGAATTAGCATATGCTACAGTTGCAGCTTCAGCTGCAAATCTCTCAATAAGTTTGATGTGTATATAGTTTATTTGCGGGCAGATCATTATGTTCATTCTTTTTGTACAAAAGAGCTAAAGGATGTGGGAAGCGCGGAAGATGNAGACgcaaaacttaattttagccTTGATCAAAAAAGCAGAAAGGACGCAAAAATGATCAAATTATTAACAAGGAATATAAttctattatttcattttttaattacacCGTATATTTtggaccaaaaaaaaattacattgtattatgagttaacGTCAAATAAACAAATCTTACTTTTTTCCCTCAAATTTCACATCACAACTATTCATTGTTATTAAAATCTCCTGCTTGAACTATAAACGCCTACGTTTTTATTTAAACAATAATGAAGCAGTCTATAAATGGAATGTGAAACTTACGACAAAGTGATAATTTGGATGTGAACATTATCTCTTGTTCTTTGGGTCAACTTAACTAATTATACAAGTCAATTTATGTACAAAACTCTACATCAAATAAATGACATTTGAtcattaacaattttttaatgttattattgtttttgtttttcgaTTATTGGtatattctaattctaattttCATGTTTCAAACCACAACTTACTCTTTAGAAGTtggtagtttttttttctttctttttgaaacaTAGTTTCACACCAAAAGGTCTTTGTGTCAATTGTGAGGTTAGCTTCATCTTTGCAACATCTCCTGATGAAAGGATTCTTTACATTTTCAACATCTTCTGATGAAAGCAATAGTAACCATTTCATTTAAGTTCACAAATAATGGCTGTGCTGGTGATGAGGCTGAATTTTCGCAGTTAGCTGAAGAAACAGGTGACAATTTTCCGTCTGTAAATTGTATAAACGATTTAAGAGCTTCTCTAAAACAAGATAccaagtgtaatcccacaaTTTCAGAGCTTCTGTTACCTGTTGAATGTCTACAATTTCATTCACTACTCTAGTTCATCGTCATCTAATATAAGAGTGTGctttgtttttttgaaaatttatcatGGAATTAGCATATGCTACAGTTGCAGCTTCAGCTGCAAATCTCTCAATAAGGAGGTGTTTTATATGTGCAAGAAATAAGTTTGCTGTGTATATAGTTTATTTGCAGATCATTATGTTCaattttatcattctttttgtACAAAAGAGCTAAAGGAGAACTTGCAAGGGTGTTTTCGTCAAGGGCCCGTTGGCCCTCTGAGTCTTGACTCGTCAAAGAAGAAAACCTTCATCAATTGAAGAATGCCTAATAAATGAGACCAGTGAAGATGAAAACTTTTAATAATGTACTTACAAGAAATTCATTCTAGATTATCAAGATAATACAAGGGAGTGTCCTCTATGCAGGAAACTGTTTCTTAATACACTATATAACTTACAACAATGAACATGCACCTCTATGTGAAAACAAAACAACCGAGATTCTGTTTCTCGTGAAAAGGAAATTAGTAGGTAAGTTGTGGTTCAAACTCTGCAAAATCAACTGAACCTGACTCAATAGGTTTCATGAGATATGCAGCCAATAACTCAGAAGCCAAAGCTGCAATCAGAGGgatctttttgaaattcttcaCCAGTGGAATCTCATCACTCTCACTAACAGCAATTAGTTTGGTGTTAATCTCCACCATCCTGTCCAACTTCCTCTTGAATTCTGGGTTCTCAACATCAAGGACAGCAGGGAAAATCCTTGCAGTTGTGCGGTTTGTCTGCACAAGAAAAGATTTTTAGAAAGGTTAGTGAAGCAAATATATTTATGTCAGGAACCAATAGTTTAACAATTTACAAGGTACCAACAGCAGGTACTACTTAACGTGGACAAGGTACATATACAAATGTGAGGATAACTCGTGTTAGTAACATCCAAAAAGTGTCTCTCTCCCCACAGGTGAACATggtattcaaaaaaaattgtaagaacATCTGTTCATAAAGACAACCTCACACTTATGACACATAACCTTGTAAGCAATATAGAACTTAAGATGCTAACCAGGCTAATGAAAACGGAAATCTCGTTCAATTTTGTTATAATGAAATGCAATTGAAATCGAATTGCAGTATCTATGGCATGCTAATCAAGCAACAGTAAAGGAAGAGTAAGATACAGCCAATTGATCACCTCAATGATGACATGCATGTCAAATTCTTTGGTGTTAAGCCCAATGCCTTCGTAAAAATCTGTTCTTTGGCAATCATTCAAGTACATTGTGACATAAACCTGCATTTTGGTAAGCACAAGATTgattattatcaaaactatGTAGAAGGCAATGTAAAAAGCATTTTCAAGTTGGCTTATCATAATGAAAGGATACTTCAAATGCAGGTGGTTAATTACCGAAAGGCAGAAGAAGCGAGACCACAGCTTTGCCTTCCAGTCATTGAGAAACTGAGGCTGTGCTTTCATCAAAGCAGAGAAGAAATCACCATGGCGGTTCTCATCTTGGCACCAGTTCTCAAAGTATTTGAAAATCGGATAACATATGAACTCGGGATTGGTCTTGAGATGCCTGTATATGGTAATGTACCTCCAGTACCCAATTTTCTCAGACAAGTAAGTTGCATAGAAGATGAACTTTGGTTTGAAGAAAGTGTATTTTCTTGCTTTGGTCAAGAACCCCAAGTCCAACGCCAAATTGAAGTCAGATAAACCCTTGTTCAAAAACCTGCAAAATTCCAACCAGCCAAACCTTCTCAATACTCGTAAAGTCTAAGTGATTTTCCCTTAGGGAAATGCATGTCTGATCAAGCATGCCCAAAGAGAGTAAAATATGAGTTTACCCGGCGTGGCGAGCTTCATCCCTAGACATGAGGGAGAAAATCTCTGCAACAACAGGATTAGTTTTCTGCAGACATAATTCAAATGTTAGTTGGTGGTAGTAACAAAAGTGTAACTATTCAAcattcaaaaatttattgaaCTATCCACCTTTCTAAACTTTTATGACCATGATTTAAGTCTCAATTGTGAATATTTAACACAACACTATAGAAGTAAACTTTGTCAATAGAGTAAAAAGCACAAaccttttgttcctttttctttattacttctacgtttcaatttgtttgtttggttttttcacttaaattttttgaatctcgtggtcttaaactaaagatacctAGGAagacacatttttttaaaacgaaCTAAAAATGGCTACACAGcaatataatcaaattataacTTAAAAGTGGCTGCACAGCACTATAATCTACAAATTAgaaaaagattcaaactttactTCAATAGAAGCCAAATATAACCTAGACAAGCTTagctaaaataaacaaaattactacTATCAGATTTTCACAAAAGGTAAAACAGAAAAACTATAACAAGCTGGACAATAAAAATCTAATAGCACACTCACTAAGCTATTCATCAGATACCTTAATTAATTATGctaatttcaaaacaaaaaattctcaataaaTACATACCTTGAGCCTCCTTCCAAGTTCCTTGTAGAGAAGAAAACCAGAGAACTCAGCAGTGCAAGACCTCTCCAAGAATTCAACAAAGATCTGCCTTAGAGGTCCCTGAATTTTGTCAGCAGCTTCTTTAAACTCCTTGTTCCTAACAAAATGAGTCTGGTTGTAATCAGTTTTGAATTCCTGCAAAAGGGCTTCAAACTCAGCCTCATTCAGGTTCTTGTTGATCTCAGTGTTGAAAAGGGTCTCCATTTCATCAAAATCAGTAGTGTAAAATCTTGGTGTCAAAAGGGACTCTTTGATTCCTTGCTTCTGAGGTTTCTTGGAAGGTTTTGAAGTTGGTGGGGTGGTGGTGGCGGCTGACATTCTAACTGTGAACGGCAGTCTGCGGTTGCTCAGCCGTGCAGTGGTGGTGTTAATGGTGTTGAATTTGGTTATGGGTTTTACTAAAGCCATTTCTGCTGCCATTTTTTTCAAGAACTTCAGCAGAAAGATTGGTTCTTTGAAGCTAAGGAGAATTGGGATATGAAGGGTGGAGAAGGGATATATGAATTTTAGATGACAGTGATGGAATCTAATCTCATCCAATGAAATCTTGTTGGTTAAGTGGGTTTCTGACACGTGGCATGTTATGATGGGTCAGCTTGATTACATGGTAGCTTTGTAAAGTTTGTATCTTTGTGTCATTTGGGAAGTAGTAGTAATTGTGGTCTATGTTTCTCCATGTAGATTTCTCAAGATATCAACCTAGTATTAATGgttgaagttctttttttttagtttaaaatgtATATGAGTTTCTTTCATGTGGTCTATTTGATTGGTTAATATTCACAGGTGTCTCCACGGTTTCGACGAGGCTCTGAGTCCTCTGTTAGGTAATTGAGAGGGAGGGAGAGACGCTATTTTCTTTGCAAATTGGTGAGAGACTaacaatttttagtttttctgtCATCACTTGTAGTAACTTTCCACCCTTAGTTATTGTTTGTTCTTATCTTGCTTTGGTTCCATAGCTAAACTAGTCCATATGGAtcaaattttatacaaaaaacaaAGGGAGAAGAATACTCAATAGTCAATTGTAAATTCCTTTGGTATTTATCATGAGAtcaattcaaaaaagaaaattaaacaaaccaTACCAATAGAAAACAAATCAGGGATAAGAAGCtccaaaatcaaacttacaGAAAACAATCTATCTATTTGTTTCTCCAATAAATTTTCTATCACCCAGAAGCTTCACATGATACACAAACTATGCACACTGACTTTGtaagagaatgaaaaaaagACTTGGATGGAATTGGACAAAAGGATGAACAAAGAAAGGAGCTACTCATCAATCTATCTACAATTTTGAACAATATGATCTGCTCTCATCTCAAGCAAGACCCTGCATTATTTCAAACACAATTTTTCCATATGTTGCTGATCGTGTACGTGATAATTTGAAAAGCCGTGAATCTTGGTCAAGCGTTCCCATGCTGCCACAAGGTAAACACAAAAGACTCAAGGGAGAGTTCCTTATAATGTGTATGCTAAACCTGAAACAAAATTGGTAATGTCATTTTGATTAAAGAACAAAAGATCCAGCAATCTCTGCTGACAACTTTTACTGTTGAAGAACCTAAAACTTTATCACAAAAGAGGAAATGATAGCACAATAATGCcattaaactttaaaaaactGAAGGAGCCGAGGCGAAAGACCATTTAATGAAAAATTCCCACAATGTACTAAAACACATTATTCTTCCAACATGCTCAAGCACATTACAGTATAGTAGTATGCGGCTATGCACAGTATCCAAGGGGGCAAGAGGactgctctctctctctctcgtcTCCCGTGCATATGTAAACAGATGGATATAAACCTCATTGTTCATATTAAAGAAACCAGGAAATTGGGCTCAGtccatttttgtttgttaagttTCAGAAGAAGGAATAACTTTGTCTAATCGGATCTTGATCAGCCAACAAAACCACTTATTGGATAATACCAGAGAACCGCTAATACGGTTTGAAATTGCACTTCCCTAACCATTCCTGAACATTCTGGTTGAGCATGCATCTTGAAGTATAACATCAATGAAGCCAAATGCTCTTATGGAATCAGGGGAAATTTTAATCCCCTTGAAAACTGTACCACACAGATAGGGTTTTTTTTTGTGCATATGTAGAAATTTTTGAATCCCTTTGACATAAGAGAAGtacaagttcaagttccaagagtggcattttttttttaatcatttatcAGATGGCTCCACCACTGCCTGGTATGTGTGTCTAATTCATTGTGTGGTTCGTGTTATCAACCACATTCAAGAGAGTAACAAACTAACAATGTATATGGTCCTAGTATTACAGTGCATAAAACTAGAGAACTGACAGACTTAAAGAAAATAAgcagtgaaagaaaaagaaaattgatacCTTTGGGCTACGATCATTTATTGGTGTCATATACAGAGCCGAGCTACTTACTTCTTNGTATAACATCAATGAAGCCAAATGCTCTTATAGAATCAGGGGAAATTTTAATCCCCTTGAAAACTGTACCACAGAGATAGGGTTTTTTTTGTGCATATGTAGAAATTTTTGAATCCCCTAGACATAAGAGAAGtacaagttcaagttccaagagcggcattttttttaaacaaatttatCAGATTTCTTGGCTCCGCCACTGCCTGGTATGTGTGTCTAATTCATAGTGTGGTTCGTGTTATCAACCACATTCAAGAGAGTAACAAACTAACAATGTATATGGTCCTAGTATTACAGTGCATAAAACTAGAGAACTGACAGACTTATAGAAAAAAAGCagtgaaagaaaatgaaaattgataCCTTTGGGCTACGATCATTTATTGGTGTCATGTACAGAGCCGAGCTACTTACTTCTTCCGAGTTCTCTTCTACATTAGATGCACTTCCTAGAGTGGAGCTCTTtacactttctttttcttgttcaaGTGAAAACCAAAAAGGTTCGTAATCAGTTCTCCCACCTTCATccttgtttttgaattttttctccATGCTGTCGCCATTCATATTCTGCAAAATTTCTGCATGTGCAGTTCCTTTATCTTCTGCAAAGTTATCTCCCACCTCAATATCAATTGTCTCCTTTAAGCTGGTGATGCTCCGCATATGCTCACCGGAATCAGAATAAGCATCTCTGGTCCATTCCCTGCTTTTTAAAGTATCATCTATCTCCTCATATTCCAAATTCCGCAAAATTTCAGGAAGTGAAAGTCCACTATCCTCTGGAAACATTGTTCCCATCTCAATATCTATCTTCTCTTTTGAGCTATTGATATTTCCCACAAAGTTAGAAGTTGCTGGCTCAACCATTAcaatgtcattttctttaaaaactgCTCGAAAATTATTTAAGGAAGGTGGGATCTTGGAAAAGAAAACTTCTCTGATATTTTCAATCGTCCCCCTATTATAGGGATTCTCCTTCTTATCATATCGATACCTAAAGTTCTCGTATGTAGTCtgcaagaaataacaaaaatgagaaacagaaaaaaaatatggttATGTAAGAATATGAAGTAGCACATCAGAGTTAAATTTCAAGCAGGTAAATATAGAGAACTGTAAGCGAACATTTAATCATAGGTGCATATCTTAATTCATCTATATAGGGGGGCAAGGGGAGTGGGGGCAGAGGAATCAAAACTAGGGGAAATGAGATTTGAACTTCAGATGATGCAGGCCATAATGGATCTTAATTGACTTTTCAGAATAATATGGCCAGCAAGGCAGAAGGAACATTAGTAATGAACCTCATGAGTGAAGTTCAAAAATTAGTCCACGGAACAACTCAATATATGCAGTATGTAATACAAATCACTGAGAGTATTAGAGCCACTACACTGGGATTTCTCATAATTGTCAATGCATTTTTTAGATTATTGTCTGCAGAGTAAGAAAAATAACGGAAGTGGATCCTTAGTAAACTTCCCTGACCTTTTCTGATGGGGGAGCGGGATTTATCTAATAAATTCTATAATAGCATCAAATCCATCTCATAGCCTGATATTTGAGAACTCAATCCTTGGAAGTCAACATTCAAAGAAACAAGACTTTGAAGAACAATAGGAGTAAGAAAGTTGAGAGGAAACATTGGTTCCAATTAAACATTACTTAGAGTAATTATTTTGATGGGGGAGCGGGATTTATGTGAAGGATCCACTTCCGTTATGTGAAGTGCTTTTACATATAATTACTCTTAAGTATTTGAAGATGTCAGCAGGTTCACTTTCACATATTATTATTCATTTACTCTAACCAGGACAAGACAACTAAAGTTTGTCTAGAAAATCCTCCATAAAATCCTGAAAGAAAGAAGATCACACAAAGAACTAATAAACAGATTAAGTGTGACACAAAAGGACAACCTACCAAGAATTTTCTacatagaaaaagaaagaaaacaagaaggaCTATGATCCAGAGGTTGAATCTCAAAACAAAGCACAGAAATCCAGAAA
Proteins encoded in this window:
- the LOC125865420 gene encoding magnesium-protoporphyrin IX monomethyl ester [oxidative] cyclase, chloroplastic translates to MAAEMALVKPITKFNTINTTTARLSNRRLPFTVRMSAATTTPPTSKPSKKPQKQGIKESLLTPRFYTTDFDEMETLFNTEINKNLNEAEFEALLQEFKTDYNQTHFVRNKEFKEAADKIQGPLRQIFVEFLERSCTAEFSGFLLYKELGRRLKKTNPVVAEIFSLMSRDEARHAGFLNKGLSDFNLALDLGFLTKARKYTFFKPKFIFYATYLSEKIGYWRYITIYRHLKTNPEFICYPIFKYFENWCQDENRHGDFFSALMKAQPQFLNDWKAKLWSRFFCLSVYVTMYLNDCQRTDFYEGIGLNTKEFDMHVIIETNRTTARIFPAVLDVENPEFKRKLDRMVEINTKLIAVSESDEIPLVKNFKKIPLIAALASELLAAYLMKPIESGSVDFAEFEPQLTY